The following proteins are encoded in a genomic region of Maribacter hydrothermalis:
- the dapB gene encoding 4-hydroxy-tetrahydrodipicolinate reductase — protein MRIALFGYGKMGQMIEQIALSRGHEIVAKIDENTNQIDFTTMDVAIDFSMPEAAFGNITKCLNHNIPIICGTTGWLDKYNEAIELCNSKKGAFIYASNFSLGVNIFFELNNYLAKMMKNLPEYKVSLEEIHHTQKLDAPSGTAITLAEGVIANSEYNEWKLEDDSDGALSITSKRIGNTPGTHTLLYENEVDSIEIKHTAHNREGFALGAVTAAEWIIGKRGVFSMRDVLNLG, from the coding sequence ATGAGAATTGCACTTTTCGGATACGGAAAAATGGGGCAGATGATAGAACAGATTGCATTAAGTCGCGGTCATGAAATCGTAGCTAAAATTGATGAAAATACAAATCAAATAGATTTTACCACTATGGACGTTGCTATTGATTTTAGTATGCCAGAAGCTGCATTTGGAAATATCACTAAATGTTTAAACCATAATATTCCTATTATTTGTGGCACAACCGGCTGGTTAGATAAGTATAATGAAGCAATAGAATTATGTAATTCTAAAAAAGGTGCATTTATTTATGCCTCTAATTTTAGTTTAGGAGTAAATATCTTTTTTGAGCTGAATAACTACCTAGCCAAAATGATGAAAAATCTACCTGAGTATAAAGTTTCTCTAGAAGAAATTCACCATACACAAAAATTAGATGCACCAAGCGGAACTGCCATTACTTTGGCGGAAGGCGTAATTGCTAATTCTGAATATAATGAATGGAAACTGGAAGACGACTCTGATGGCGCGTTATCTATTACTTCAAAAAGAATTGGTAATACGCCAGGCACGCACACCTTATTATATGAAAATGAGGTAGATAGCATAGAGATAAAACATACCGCACACAATAGAGAAGGTTTCGCCTTAGGAGCTGTTACCGCTGCAGAGTGGATAATAGGAAAAAGAGGTGTTTTTTCTATGCGAGATGTGTTAAACCTAGGTTAA
- a CDS encoding DUF5683 domain-containing protein, translating into MRSYSIPFIIILFSIHFSFSQEEKETITVSETDSTSTTLAEEEINIKDSVSFKKTKKEFNPLAPSKAAFYSAVLPGMGQVYNKRYWKVPLVWGAIGGSIYAYTWNNNNYQSFRTAFKRRQAGFTDDQYYDINGDNAAGAAPDLDTDDLEYQQDRFQSDRDLWLVATIALYALNIVDANVDAHLKQFNIDDDLSIDFEPFLDFNQVTNTPNYGMALTIKF; encoded by the coding sequence GTGCGTAGCTATAGTATCCCCTTTATTATAATTTTATTTTCCATACATTTCTCCTTTTCCCAAGAAGAAAAGGAGACTATTACAGTTTCAGAAACTGACAGTACCTCAACTACACTGGCAGAGGAGGAAATAAATATAAAAGATTCTGTTTCTTTTAAAAAAACCAAAAAAGAATTCAATCCACTTGCGCCAAGTAAGGCCGCGTTCTACTCCGCCGTTTTGCCAGGAATGGGTCAAGTTTACAATAAAAGATATTGGAAAGTACCCTTGGTTTGGGGCGCAATAGGCGGCAGTATATATGCATATACATGGAATAACAACAACTATCAAAGTTTCAGAACTGCTTTTAAGAGAAGACAAGCGGGTTTTACAGATGACCAATACTATGATATAAACGGTGATAACGCTGCGGGTGCTGCTCCCGACCTAGATACTGATGACCTTGAATATCAACAAGACCGCTTTCAAAGCGATCGGGATTTATGGCTAGTTGCCACAATTGCTTTGTATGCGTTAAATATAGTTGATGCCAATGTTGATGCACATTTGAAACAATTTAATATCGATGATGATTTAAGTATTGATTTTGAACCATTTCTCGATTTTAATCAAGTAACCAATACTCCTAATTACGGTATGGCACTAACCATAAAATTTTAA
- a CDS encoding ParB/RepB/Spo0J family partition protein has protein sequence MAKATKKQALGRGLSALLKDPENDINTATDKNADKVVGNIIELDLDKIEVNPFQPRSNFNDEAIKELAASIRELGVIQPITVRKLGFNEYQLVSGERRYRASKLLGLETIPAYIRIANDQESLEMALVENIQRQDLDPIEIALSYQRLIDEINLTQEKLSERVGKKRSTIANYLRLLKLDPIIQTGMRDGFLSMGHGRALVNIDKKQDQISLYEKIIFDNLSVRDTESAVKAYHADEAPKVEVTKTIKKEASVFVRKGIKELTDALSVKVDIKSTDNARGKITIPFKSQEEFDRIKKLITGA, from the coding sequence ATGGCAAAAGCGACAAAGAAACAAGCTTTAGGTAGAGGTCTTTCGGCTCTTTTAAAAGACCCGGAAAATGATATAAATACAGCAACAGATAAAAATGCGGACAAAGTAGTTGGTAATATTATTGAGCTCGATTTAGATAAAATTGAGGTGAATCCGTTTCAACCGCGTTCTAATTTCAATGATGAAGCAATAAAAGAATTAGCCGCATCTATTAGGGAACTTGGTGTAATTCAACCTATTACAGTTAGAAAATTAGGATTTAACGAATATCAATTAGTATCAGGAGAAAGAAGATATAGAGCTTCTAAATTATTAGGTTTAGAAACAATACCTGCATACATACGTATTGCAAATGACCAGGAATCTTTAGAAATGGCCTTGGTTGAGAATATTCAACGCCAAGACTTAGACCCTATCGAAATTGCATTATCGTACCAACGTTTAATTGATGAAATTAATCTTACCCAAGAAAAATTAAGTGAACGTGTTGGTAAAAAAAGGTCAACCATTGCCAATTACCTTCGTTTATTAAAATTAGACCCAATTATACAAACAGGAATGCGAGATGGTTTCTTAAGTATGGGTCACGGTAGAGCTCTCGTCAATATTGACAAAAAACAAGACCAAATATCACTTTACGAAAAAATAATCTTTGATAACCTTTCAGTAAGAGATACAGAAAGTGCGGTAAAAGCCTATCATGCTGATGAGGCTCCAAAGGTAGAAGTAACAAAGACTATTAAAAAAGAAGCTTCAGTTTTTGTTCGTAAGGGCATCAAAGAACTTACAGATGCATTATCTGTAAAAGTAGATATAAAATCTACTGATAATGCAAGAGGTAAAATAACCATACCATTTAAGTCTCAAGAAGAATTTGACCGTATCAAAAAATTGATAACAGGTGCGTAG
- a CDS encoding ParA family protein → MGKIIAIANQKGGVGKTTTTVNLAASLGVLEKKVLLIDADPQANATSGLGIDVDSVELGSYQLMEHTKTARETIIPTTSPNVDLIPAHIDLVAIEIELVDKEEREYMMKKAIIDLKKDYDYILIDCAPSLGLLTLNALTAADSVIIPIQCEYFALEGLGKLLNTIKSVQRLHNPDLDIEGMLLTMYDSRLRLSNQVVDEVRKHFGDMVFDTVIQRNVRLSEAPSYGESIIKYDAASKGATNYLNMADEIVKKNKQTV, encoded by the coding sequence ATGGGCAAGATTATTGCTATAGCTAATCAAAAAGGAGGGGTAGGTAAAACTACCACAACAGTAAACCTAGCTGCCTCGCTAGGAGTACTCGAAAAAAAGGTTTTATTAATTGATGCAGACCCGCAGGCAAATGCCACGTCGGGGTTAGGTATTGATGTAGATAGTGTAGAACTAGGTTCTTACCAACTAATGGAACACACCAAAACTGCAAGAGAAACCATTATACCGACTACATCTCCGAATGTTGACCTTATTCCCGCACATATTGACCTTGTTGCCATTGAAATTGAATTGGTAGATAAGGAAGAGCGAGAATACATGATGAAAAAGGCTATAATAGACCTAAAAAAGGATTACGATTATATATTAATTGATTGTGCCCCATCATTAGGACTGTTAACTTTAAATGCCTTAACAGCGGCAGACTCGGTTATTATACCAATACAATGCGAATATTTTGCGCTTGAAGGTTTAGGCAAACTACTAAACACCATTAAAAGTGTGCAACGATTGCATAATCCCGATTTAGATATTGAAGGCATGTTATTAACCATGTACGATTCTAGATTGCGTTTATCTAACCAAGTTGTTGACGAAGTACGTAAGCATTTTGGAGATATGGTATTCGATACTGTAATTCAACGAAATGTTCGTTTAAGTGAGGCACCTAGTTATGGAGAAAGCATAATCAAATATGATGCTGCAAGCAAAGGCGCAACTAATTATTTGAATATGGCTGATGAAATAGTCAAAAAAAATAAGCAGACGGTTTAA
- a CDS encoding FtsB family cell division protein has protein sequence MAFKDFKKKKWFKIMTNTYVMVFSVFVVWMLFFDTNSLLIHLELRKEIKKLEKTQDFLKEEIAKDKKIIEKLSTEGELERFAREEYYLKKKNEEIYLIEYEDSLKLKDKN, from the coding sequence ATGGCATTTAAAGATTTTAAAAAAAAGAAATGGTTTAAAATAATGACCAATACCTATGTAATGGTCTTTTCTGTTTTTGTTGTTTGGATGCTTTTTTTTGACACCAATTCTCTCTTAATTCATCTAGAATTAAGAAAAGAGATAAAAAAATTAGAAAAAACACAAGATTTTTTAAAAGAAGAAATTGCTAAGGATAAAAAAATTATCGAAAAATTATCCACTGAAGGTGAGTTAGAACGATTTGCCCGAGAAGAATATTACCTTAAAAAGAAAAACGAAGAAATATATTTAATAGAGTACGAAGACAGCTTAAAACTTAAAGACAAAAATTAA
- the udk gene encoding uridine kinase: MLIIGIAGGTGCGKTTVVNQIINELPNEEVGVISQDSYYNDLSHLSLEERRKTNFDHPSSIDFALLEKHLISLKNGESIEQPVYSFLECNRTAKTVLTHPTKVIIVEGILIMTNSAIRKMFDIKIFVHADTDERLIRRLKRDVNERGWKLDETIEKYQTIIKPMHEQFIEPTKEYADIIIPNNKYNTVAVEIVKSIINEKIMQS; this comes from the coding sequence ATGCTGATTATAGGTATAGCTGGCGGGACGGGTTGCGGAAAAACTACTGTAGTAAATCAAATAATAAATGAATTACCCAATGAAGAAGTTGGTGTAATTTCTCAAGATTCTTATTATAATGACTTATCACACTTATCATTAGAAGAAAGAAGGAAGACAAATTTTGACCACCCTAGCTCTATTGATTTTGCGCTTTTAGAAAAACATTTAATTTCTTTAAAAAATGGAGAATCTATAGAACAACCTGTTTATTCTTTTCTAGAGTGTAATAGAACCGCAAAGACAGTTTTAACTCATCCTACTAAAGTAATTATTGTTGAGGGAATTTTAATTATGACCAATTCTGCCATTCGCAAAATGTTCGATATAAAGATATTTGTACATGCAGATACGGATGAAAGGCTTATTAGGAGATTAAAAAGAGATGTCAATGAACGTGGATGGAAATTAGATGAGACCATAGAAAAATATCAGACTATAATAAAACCAATGCACGAGCAATTTATTGAACCAACAAAAGAATATGCCGATATTATTATACCAAATAACAAATACAACACGGTAGCTGTTGAAATAGTTAAGAGTATTATCAACGAAAAAATAATGCAGTCCTAA
- a CDS encoding multidrug effflux MFS transporter translates to MQKEQVKPNFEFVALMASLMSIVALTIDAILPAIADIGIAIHSLDPIKNQLLVTMIFLGLGVGQLFFGPLSDSLGRKPIVYFGFIIFSIASVICLIAPNLEIMLVGRVLQGVGLSAPRTISISIIRDTYKGDYMAKIMSFVTAFFILVPIVAPAIGKSIMHILGWQGIFYIQLFFALVVGVWFWKRQEETLKPAFKVPFSFAVFIKGTKEIFKYKETVSCTIISGLITGSFLVYLSTAQHVFEELYGLKESFPYVFAGLAFSVGVSTLMNGTLVLRFGMRNLSFLALAVFTSLALGYSLLFWNSADPNLTVLLIFMSLLFLCLGFIWGNMRSIAMEPIGHIAGIGAAITGFVSTILSIPISIFVGSFVEDSVWALFAGLGVCGLISVLLFIAFKTRPLFAKNHAFIN, encoded by the coding sequence ATGCAAAAAGAACAGGTTAAACCTAATTTTGAGTTTGTAGCTTTAATGGCATCATTAATGTCTATAGTTGCCTTAACTATAGACGCTATATTACCGGCAATTGCTGATATTGGCATTGCTATTCATAGTCTTGACCCAATTAAAAATCAATTGTTGGTTACCATGATATTTTTAGGATTGGGTGTAGGTCAATTATTCTTTGGGCCACTATCTGATAGCTTAGGAAGAAAACCCATTGTTTATTTTGGATTTATTATTTTTTCAATTGCAAGCGTTATTTGTTTGATTGCGCCGAATCTAGAAATAATGCTAGTTGGTAGAGTATTGCAGGGTGTAGGTCTTTCGGCCCCAAGAACCATAAGTATATCTATTATTCGTGATACCTATAAAGGAGATTATATGGCGAAAATAATGTCTTTTGTGACCGCTTTCTTTATTTTAGTTCCTATTGTTGCTCCTGCTATAGGGAAAAGTATAATGCACATTTTGGGATGGCAAGGTATTTTTTACATTCAATTATTTTTTGCCCTCGTAGTTGGGGTATGGTTTTGGAAAAGACAAGAAGAAACACTTAAACCAGCCTTTAAAGTTCCATTTTCATTCGCTGTATTTATAAAAGGAACTAAAGAAATATTTAAGTATAAAGAGACTGTTTCTTGTACAATCATTTCAGGTTTAATTACGGGCTCGTTTTTAGTTTACCTCAGTACTGCACAACATGTGTTCGAGGAATTATATGGCCTAAAAGAATCATTCCCATATGTGTTTGCTGGTTTGGCTTTTTCAGTGGGAGTTTCTACACTTATGAACGGTACACTGGTTCTTCGTTTTGGAATGCGGAATTTATCATTTTTAGCCTTGGCAGTATTTACATCACTGGCTCTGGGCTATAGTTTACTATTTTGGAATTCAGCGGACCCAAATTTAACTGTACTATTAATTTTCATGTCTTTATTATTTTTATGCTTAGGATTTATTTGGGGCAATATGAGGTCAATTGCTATGGAACCTATTGGTCATATTGCAGGTATTGGGGCTGCCATTACCGGTTTTGTATCAACCATATTATCTATACCTATTTCTATTTTTGTGGGTAGTTTTGTAGAAGATTCGGTATGGGCATTGTTCGCTGGGCTTGGAGTGTGTGGTTTAATATCTGTTTTATTATTTATTGCTTTTAAAACAAGACCCTTGTTTGCTAAAAATCATGCTTTTATTAATTAG
- a CDS encoding polysaccharide deacetylase family protein, which produces MNSLQKLGYDSDAKLLIIHADDAGLSHSENRATIYALKNGFVNSYSIMVPCPWFYEMALFAKENPQIDNGVHLTLTCEWENYKFGPVLPITEVPSLVDENGHFFKKREELRIKAKPEHVEKELRAQIDKALNFGLQPTHLDSHMYSVGSNKKFFKIYKKLGKEYGLPVLVNPQLMEMVGIDAELCVEEDDFIVDQTYVGNYNYFEKGKLSDFYTETIEGLSAGVNLILIHPAFDDDEMKGVTVNHPNFGSAWRQIDIDYFTKVENRLKLKENNIKLITWADIKNLSS; this is translated from the coding sequence ATGAACTCACTTCAAAAACTAGGATACGATAGTGATGCAAAATTATTGATTATTCATGCTGATGATGCCGGACTTTCGCATTCGGAGAATAGAGCTACAATATACGCTCTAAAAAATGGATTTGTTAATTCGTACAGTATAATGGTACCTTGTCCTTGGTTTTATGAAATGGCATTATTTGCAAAAGAAAACCCCCAAATTGATAATGGCGTTCATTTAACTTTAACATGTGAATGGGAAAACTATAAGTTTGGCCCTGTGTTGCCAATAACTGAAGTACCAAGTTTGGTTGATGAAAACGGACACTTTTTTAAAAAGCGAGAAGAATTAAGAATTAAGGCTAAACCAGAACATGTTGAAAAAGAGCTTCGCGCACAAATTGATAAAGCATTAAACTTTGGATTACAACCAACACATTTAGATTCACATATGTACAGTGTCGGTTCAAATAAAAAATTTTTTAAAATTTATAAAAAATTGGGAAAAGAATATGGACTTCCCGTATTGGTAAATCCTCAACTTATGGAGATGGTTGGGATTGATGCAGAACTTTGTGTTGAGGAAGATGACTTTATTGTTGACCAAACTTACGTAGGGAATTATAATTATTTTGAAAAAGGAAAGCTATCGGATTTTTATACGGAAACTATAGAAGGCTTGTCCGCGGGTGTAAACCTTATTTTAATTCATCCAGCGTTTGATGATGATGAAATGAAAGGAGTAACTGTAAATCATCCAAATTTTGGTTCGGCTTGGCGTCAAATTGATATAGATTATTTTACTAAAGTGGAAAATAGATTAAAACTCAAAGAAAATAATATCAAACTAATCACTTGGGCAGATATTAAAAATTTATCTAGCTGA
- the acs gene encoding acetate--CoA ligase, with product MSNYHIKHLEEYFQVYRKSVRNPEAFWEEIAEEHFVWRKRWDNVLSWDFKKPEIKWFEGAKLNITENCLDRHLPTRGSKTAIIFEPNNPKEEAVHITYRQLHERVCRMANVLLDHGVKKGDRVCIYLPMIPELAVALLACARIGAIHSVVFAGFSSNALSTRINDSDCKMVITSDGSFRGTKAIDLKGIVDKALEDCPGVKNVLVVKRTGTEIHMEKGRDKWLKPLLEDAYADCVAEIMDAEDPLFILYTSGSTGTPKGMVHTTAGYMVYTAYTFKNVFQYTENDIYWCTADIGWITGHSYIVYGPLANGATTVMFEGVPSYPDFGRFWDVVQKHKVTQFYTAPTAIRALAKENLDYVEKYDLSSLKVLGSVGEPINEEAWHWYNNNVGKKNSPIVDTWWQTETGGIMITPIPYVTPTAPTYATLPFIGIQPALMDENANEIKGNQVEGRLCIKFPWPAIARTIWGNHDRYRDTYFSAYEDKYFTGDGALRDAVGYYRITGRVDDVIIVSGHNLGTAPIEDSINEHPAVAESAIVGFTHDVKGNALYGFVILKETGESRDRENLRKEINQQITEHIGPIAKLDKIQFVSGLPKTRSGKIMRRILRKIASNDTSNLGDTSTLLNPEVVQEIMDNAL from the coding sequence ATGAGTAATTACCACATTAAGCATTTAGAGGAATATTTTCAAGTATACCGAAAATCGGTTCGTAACCCCGAAGCCTTTTGGGAAGAGATTGCAGAAGAACATTTTGTTTGGCGTAAGCGCTGGGATAATGTCTTAAGCTGGGATTTTAAAAAACCAGAAATAAAGTGGTTTGAGGGTGCTAAATTAAACATTACAGAAAATTGCTTAGACCGCCATTTACCGACACGAGGCTCTAAAACTGCCATAATATTTGAACCCAATAACCCTAAAGAAGAAGCGGTCCATATTACCTATAGACAGCTACATGAACGAGTTTGTCGTATGGCTAATGTGCTATTAGACCATGGTGTAAAAAAAGGAGACCGCGTTTGTATTTACTTACCTATGATTCCTGAACTTGCCGTAGCGTTATTGGCGTGTGCAAGAATAGGAGCAATACACTCGGTAGTTTTTGCCGGTTTTTCATCTAACGCATTATCTACAAGAATAAATGATTCTGATTGTAAAATGGTCATTACTTCCGATGGCTCTTTTAGGGGGACAAAAGCAATTGATTTAAAGGGAATAGTAGACAAGGCTCTAGAAGATTGTCCTGGTGTAAAAAATGTACTAGTTGTAAAACGCACTGGCACTGAAATACACATGGAAAAAGGACGGGATAAATGGCTAAAACCATTATTGGAAGATGCTTATGCAGATTGCGTAGCTGAAATAATGGATGCAGAAGACCCCTTGTTTATTTTGTATACATCTGGCTCAACAGGCACTCCAAAAGGTATGGTACATACCACTGCGGGATATATGGTATACACTGCCTATACGTTTAAAAATGTATTCCAATACACTGAAAATGATATCTATTGGTGTACAGCAGACATAGGGTGGATCACAGGTCATTCCTATATCGTATACGGCCCGTTAGCAAACGGTGCAACAACTGTTATGTTTGAGGGGGTTCCCTCCTATCCAGATTTTGGTCGTTTTTGGGATGTAGTACAAAAACACAAAGTAACTCAGTTTTATACTGCACCAACTGCTATTAGAGCATTGGCAAAGGAAAATTTAGATTACGTTGAAAAGTATGACCTATCTAGCCTCAAGGTTTTAGGTTCTGTTGGTGAACCTATAAACGAAGAAGCATGGCACTGGTATAATAATAATGTAGGCAAAAAAAACAGCCCTATTGTAGATACTTGGTGGCAGACAGAAACAGGAGGAATTATGATTACCCCAATACCCTATGTAACACCAACTGCACCAACATATGCAACACTACCTTTCATAGGAATTCAACCAGCCCTAATGGATGAGAATGCAAATGAAATAAAAGGCAACCAAGTAGAAGGTCGCTTATGCATTAAATTCCCATGGCCTGCAATTGCGAGAACAATATGGGGTAATCATGATAGATATAGAGACACCTATTTTTCTGCCTATGAAGATAAATACTTTACGGGTGATGGTGCATTACGAGATGCTGTAGGATATTACAGAATAACTGGTCGTGTTGATGATGTAATTATTGTATCTGGACATAACCTAGGAACTGCTCCTATTGAAGATTCCATCAACGAACACCCAGCTGTTGCAGAATCTGCAATTGTAGGTTTCACACACGATGTAAAAGGAAATGCCCTTTACGGATTTGTAATTTTAAAAGAAACAGGCGAAAGCAGAGATAGAGAAAATCTAAGAAAAGAAATAAATCAACAGATTACAGAACATATAGGACCTATAGCAAAGCTGGACAAGATTCAGTTTGTATCCGGACTTCCTAAAACCCGTAGCGGTAAAATAATGCGTAGAATTTTACGTAAAATTGCTAGTAACGACACCAGTAACTTAGGCGATACTAGTACGTTACTAAATCCTGAGGTAGTACAGGAAATTATGGATAATGCTTTATAA